In Paenibacillus dendritiformis, the DNA window CCGGTTCTGTCATCGTCTTTGGAACGGTGGCCGCCTGTATTATTGCGCTTATCTATTACATTTTCGGGATACAGTTCCAGCATTGATGCCGGACGTTCCCAGATGGTAAAGGAGGCAATCCGATGCGTATAGGACGCCATACATGGCGGTTCCCCAATCAACCGGTCATTATCGGCACCGCGACCGTAGTTGGCCCCGAAGAGGGAAAAGGGCCTCTCGCCGCCGACTTTGACTTTGTTCACGAAGATTTGGATTTGAAGGAGCCAAGCTGGGAGAAGGCGGAGCGCAAGCTGCTGGAGCAGGCCTCTCAACTCGCCATCGTCAATGCGAACATTACGCAGGATGACTTGGATTATTTCGTCGGCGGCGACCTGATGAATCAGATAATCAGCAACTCCTTCGCCGCACGCGGGTTAGGGGTGCCTTATATCGGCGTGTTCGGCGCCTGCTCCACCTCGATGGAGGCGCTGGCGCTCGGATCGCTCCTCGTCGATTCCGGCAACGCGAACATCGTCATGGCCGGCACATGCAGCCATAACTGCTCCGTAGAGAAGCAGTTCCGCTATCCGACGGAATACGGCTCCCAGAAGCCGCCTACCGCCCAATATACCGTAACCGGCGCCGGCGTGGCCATCGTCGGCAAAAAAGGCAGCGGACCGAAAGTGACGGCCGCGACGATCGGCAAAATCGTCGATCTGGGGATTAAAGACCCGTTCAATATGGGCGCGGCTATGGCCCCGGCGGCAGTGGATACGATTCAGACTCATTTGACCGATTTGAAGCGCAGCCCCGCCTATTACGACATGATTGTGACCGGAGATTTGGCCACCGTGGGTTACGGGATTGCCAAAGATTTGTTCAAAAAACACGACATCAATATCCAGACGACGAACTATCAGGATTGCGGGCTCATGATGTACGACATGGTCAAGCAGAAGGTGGATGTTCAAGCGGGAGGAAGCGGAGCGGCTTGCTCGGCTGTCGTCACTTATGGACATATTTTGAAGCGGATGAGAGAGGGCGAACTGAAGAAAGTCATGATCGTGGCGACCGGAGCCCTCATGTCCCCGTTGTCCTACCAGCAAGGAGAGAGCATTCCTTGTATCGCTCATGCCGTAACGATTGAGATGGGAGGAGACGAATCATGATCTTTGTGTGGGCATTTATCGTGGGAGGCCTGATCTGCGTCATCGGGCAGCTGCTGTTCGATGTCGCGAAGCTGACGCCGGCGCACACGATGGCGCTGCTGGTCGTTACCGGGGCGGTCGTGGATGGCCTGGGCTGGTACGAGCCGTTGATCGAATTCGCCGGCGCGGGCGTTACGGTCCCGATTACGAGCTTCGGCAACTCCCTGGTGCACGGAGCCATTACCGATTTGAAGTCGGATGGATGGATCGGCGCCGTCAGCGGCATCTTCAAGACGACAAGCGCGGGCATATCGGCGGCGATCGTCTTCTCCTTCCTGGCGTCGGTGTTCGTCCGGCCCAAAGGCTAAGCCCGCTTCGGGCAGACAGGCTCCGCAACCTGAACAGGTGCGGAGCTTGTTTTATGCCATTAATTAGCTTGAAGACGAATATGAGTTGTTGATGTACCTTCACCATAGAATGGTGTAAAATGAGGAAATGTAAGGCAACTTCGCTTAGGATCCCCATGCTTGATACAATATAAATTGGGTATATTTCCTTATATTACCGTCGTGGAGGAGGTTTTTCCTTGCATTCGCAATCATCGCTGCATTCGATTATGGAACAGATCCAAGCTGCATTGGATCAATGCATATTAGGGAAATCATTCGAGATTGAACTCATGCTTACCGCTATGGTGGCAGGAGGCCACGTCCTCATCGAGGACGTGCCGGGAACGGGCAAGACGCAGCTGGTCAAATCGCTCGCGCGCACGATAGACGGAGCGTTCCGCCGCGTCCAATGCAACCCCGATCTGCTGCCGACCGACATTACCGGCGTTTTTATTTTCCACCCGAAAGACCAGCAATTCGTGTTCCGTCCCGGACCGGTCATGTGCAACGTGCTGCTCGTGGACGAGATTAACCGGGCGACGACGAAGACCCAATCGGCCTTGCTGGAGGCGATGGAGGAGCACCATGTTACGGTTGACGGGGAGACCTTCGAGCTGCCCGTTCCGTTCATGCTCTTCGCCACGCAGAACCCCATCGAGT includes these proteins:
- the spoVAD gene encoding stage V sporulation protein AD, which encodes MRIGRHTWRFPNQPVIIGTATVVGPEEGKGPLAADFDFVHEDLDLKEPSWEKAERKLLEQASQLAIVNANITQDDLDYFVGGDLMNQIISNSFAARGLGVPYIGVFGACSTSMEALALGSLLVDSGNANIVMAGTCSHNCSVEKQFRYPTEYGSQKPPTAQYTVTGAGVAIVGKKGSGPKVTAATIGKIVDLGIKDPFNMGAAMAPAAVDTIQTHLTDLKRSPAYYDMIVTGDLATVGYGIAKDLFKKHDINIQTTNYQDCGLMMYDMVKQKVDVQAGGSGAACSAVVTYGHILKRMREGELKKVMIVATGALMSPLSYQQGESIPCIAHAVTIEMGGDES
- the spoVAE gene encoding stage V sporulation protein AE: MIFVWAFIVGGLICVIGQLLFDVAKLTPAHTMALLVVTGAVVDGLGWYEPLIEFAGAGVTVPITSFGNSLVHGAITDLKSDGWIGAVSGIFKTTSAGISAAIVFSFLASVFVRPKG